The Anopheles gambiae chromosome 2, idAnoGambNW_F1_1, whole genome shotgun sequence genomic sequence ACAAATCGGCCCTCGGTGCCGCCAGTGCGATAAGGAAAAAGTCCATCCCCTTTTAAAGTGGCCGGGTTGCTGCTCCTTGCGGTGTGGCGTTGCATTAGGTGTTAATGCCCGGCACCGGGCGGGTATGTCTTTCCTGCTAATGCCGTGCAGTTCCGATGCAAAACGGAAACGTCTCGTCTGTGCTTGTCAGCATTTCAGGCGAGCGTTACTTCTCGGCCACCTCTACTGCTGCACCGCGTTGCGCACCGTGAACAGGCACTACGCAAAAGAAAGCCGCAATGGTACGCTACTAGTTGCGCACAAACTTGCGTTGCGATTCGGGAGCTAAATCATCCAGGAAAAAAAGGCCAGACcatggttttttttagtttgttttctcTGTAGGCACAGTTAATTAATACGTCCAGCCGAAGTTGGCGCTTTCAGAAAGCCGCTGGTGCTAATACGTAAGCTTGGCGACAATCCGGCCACCGGAACACAGTGTCGCAGCAATTGGCaaagcataaataaaaccGCATGTGATAGAGACGATGGGGCTAGCGcatacaataaaaaacaaaaacaaattaggAAGCAAAATGCTACGGCGGCGCTGTATGGTTATTGTCCTCCGCCCCCCTCAGCTCTCGTTAACACTTTATCCCAAAATGTCCtaaaaaatcccaaaaaatATCTAGCGATAGGAAGCCCGTTCCCTCCCGCACAATTTAGGGGCGAGTTAAGCAACAAATTAACGTTACGAATACATAATTGTAGGTagagaaatgaaaagaaaaacattcgtAATTTTTCTCAGGACTCACATTTGAACAAACAGAccgatacacaaacacacacacatccagaAATTCACAGAAAACTCAATACCCTGGTTGACCAATGACCAATGACCCTGGTAAGGCTTTATCTCGAACAACGAATAACAAATTCCGTAGTTGCTTGCTACTGTGGTGGTGATTACAAGCCGCTAAATctggtttcgttttttgttccttaGAAAGCAGAAAAAACCGCTAAAACGATGAACATCCTGTATCTTAAATTAGTatcgagagaaagagagagagagagagaaaagaagatGCCCATTTCCGGTGGCAGAGGCTTTTAGAAGGATATTTGCCGGACCGAACGGAGCGTCGTGGGTGTGGTAGTGTCTTATACATATTTAAAACTTTCTGCAAATCTGCTTAGAATAGTGAATACCTGTGTAACAGAAgacttattttaaataaagttcGATTTCGAGTAGATTAGGTAGTAGAAGATGCGCGTTAAGGGTCGACTGAGGAGGATCACCCTTTTGTTACAGTTGCAGCTGAAGTAAGTTGAGTTTCTGGTCCCTTGGTGGATTCGCTTACGTTGCATTCGCGTTGTGGCCACGTGTTTGCCGTTTGGCGAAGAGTGAGAAGAAAATCGTTACTAAATACAGCagtattgtttgtttggggCGATAGTTAAAAACTATCGGAAGGAAGGAGATAAGACTCGTTAGCAAAATAGAGAGAAGCAGAGAGACaggcagagagagagttgTTAAAAATGACGTTGTTCTATAGATTGCATCAAATTATATTTGCGTACAAAGAAAATGCATGCATTAAATTGAGATAATAATAAGTAGTAAAAAGCGCAGTAAAGGGCATGCAAAACAAGCAATCcaattaataaaacattaaatgcTAGGACTctaaataataagaataaaaagGTGAAACAAGTAGGTAGCTCAAACATGGAATAAATCCCATTACAAAggtaagaaaaagaaaaacagttcTACAATAACACTAGTTTCCACATATCCATTGCAAACATTGATCTTTAACCTAGGACAAACGGACGAACCATGTGGATGTTAAGCGCGAATGACGAGAGAAGTTTCTGTTATAATCGCTTTGGCACGGCATAGATTACGCTTACAACCCATAATTCCCATAAACGTTGGTCTGCTGGTGCCGTGTGGGGAAATATGGTAATGTTACTCTATTAAAAGGGCAGTTAACAAGTAATTGAACGAATTTGTTCACCGAACAAAAGTGCTATGTTTCACACTCCTATCAAttgttggttttggttttcttaaattatGTATATATAACAACAACCGTGCTTGCAGCTGGCCCCCATTTTGAAACCCGCACTCTCTTGCTCGTTCTGATAGTTTTAGTATAACAAACGTttccaaccaacaacaacaacaacaacaacaacaaccgtgTTTCACATTTTTACTACCGATTTCAATTGTTGCAAATACGAACATGTTAACACAGGATGAAAACTGTAACAAACAGAGAGCGATTTTTTCCCGGATTGAAATAAAGATTACACTGACTCTAGGAATTAGGCAATGGTGATTTCTTTGGCGTCCTTGAATGAGAATTCACTATGAATCCCAGGGGATCCAAGGATCGGGAGGATCATGGGTTCGAGGTGATCATGgactacttcttcttcttctttagcacAACAActgctgtcggtcaaggcctgcctgtacccacttagtgaattgagcttggctttcagtgacttattgttaccatagcaggatagtcagtcctacgtataatCATGGACTACATCGGAAGCATAATTGTGCCATATtacaaaataatgcaaaaatattttagttATTCTTGATAAACTTTGGAAAATGGATTAATAATGAGCAAAACATGTTTCAAACCTACCTGGTGTATATTACTGCTGGCAATAGATGTAAGACAAATCTCTGTAAAATATTCTCCTCTCTACTCTTACATCCTTGGCACAGGCTTCGATAAACGATTTGCAAAATGTCTTCTCAACTCCAATTGCTTCACTTCGAGGTGATCATCGACAACATCGGAAGCAGAACTATGCCATGTGATGAACAGGAATTGCCTGCTTCCGGCCGGCTTGGACTCCTGCTCCACCAAGAAGGTCTTCGATAGTGATCCTCAGATCGGCAGAGCATAGTGAGTTCCTTGGTTAGATCACGTGAAGGACAATCAGTTGGATATCGCGAGTCTACATTGCCCTGCAGTTCGAGCATCCTGGATAATCATCCCGGTAAGCAAAGATCGAGTATCCTTTAGAATCATCTCGGCAGCTGATCTACCCGGTGATGGTAGAGAAATTCGGCCATTTTTgaatagcagcagcacattTTGAATGAAGCTTCTTGTGTTTCAAAACTAGTTAGAACACACGAAATATGAGATGTATTGTACGACCGGAGATGTATCCTGGCGGTGGTTCAAGGCAGGTCTGGTTCGATGTTTGTCCATGGCATATGGAGGAGCCCGATGAATCTCGAGCTTGCAGAGCAGTTTAACGTATTGAAATTAAGACGGAAATTGCGATAATTTATGTACCAGATGCTCACTACACCATATCCGAACAaatgttttgttgaaaattaCCTTAAATCATAAGAAATGTAGCGATTTTCAGCTAATTTTGCTCAAGAAAGGAAAGCAACACAACGTGACTGTTCAACACGAAGTACCGAACCGTTCTGGTCACCCTGTCTCGCaatgtcatttctcaacagcaacacaaacacacacacatacacaaacaaaactattttgtcaaaataaagcagcaaaaaaaagaagggcaGAGCAGCTTCGGAATACGTAAACAGTAAAACTAGTCGCACGGTATCAATAGCGGGTGTGATCTACCACCGGAAAGCAAGTCCGTGGCATATGGCCTTCAGCAACCCGGCCCTCGTCGCAAAGGCAACCATCACGGACAGGAAGTTTCGTACGCTAACCGTCGAAGAGAGTCCCAGGGGTCGTGCAAGAAGCAGCAAGAAAACCCGGTTATCAAGCCTCCAAAAAGGTGCCTGTGTTATCAGTTTATCAGTCATTTATTGGCCCCACACGGTGCACAAGTTCACGCACAAGTGGTCTGTGGCGATAGGTGCGAAATCCTTGCTGCATAACCGAACGAGCATAATCCGCTTGCACTGATTCAGGAGCCTTGCATCAATGACGTGTGGTCAATCCGGGTAGCGAGCTTACGGTCTGCAATTATTCCTTGAAGTTCCCCAACGTATCTGCGAGCGAAGGTGGGTTTCCCCTTCCCCTTCCGAGCTGTCCGGTGAAAGCGTGCGAAGATGTCGTTCAAAGAGCTGGTAGAGCCGGAATGTGGCGGAGCGAATCCGCTGATGAACCTGGGCCGGCAGGTGCGGAAGGACGTAGCGCTGCAGGATGAAGGGTTGGCCGGCGGTCGAAGCTCCTTCGCCGGTGGCGACCGTGAGCTGGTGAACGAGTTCATGGGCCAGATAGCACCGGTACCGCAAACCTTCCGCATGAACGAGCTACTCCAGGAGATGCGGGAAATCGATGCCCAAaaccaccggcagcagcagatcgTTGGTGCGGGCCGTTCGATCGAGTTTGCGCCCGGAGACGCCGCTTGGGCGGATCAGTTTCGAGGCGAAATGATGGTGGAAAGCAAACTGTCGAGCGTAAGTGTGTAGCGGCGCTgggctggggggggggggggggggggggtttatgATCGACGCATCACAAACGCATTTCTTTACCGTCTTCAGGTTTGGTCGCAATCCAACATGGCACCGATTCAGACCAATACCGCACACCCGTTACAGCGACCGGCCAACCAGGAGTTTCTCAATTCGTACGAAAGAAATCAAATGCCCTCGGTGCGAATGGCGGCCAATGAAATGATGTACCAGTCCATGGCGGGACAGCAAATGATGGGCAATCCAAACTTACAGCAGAGTCAGgtaagtgtgtgcgtggtgaTGCAGCTTCCCGTTTGGTAGAAATGGACTAGCTTTACTCTCGTTACAGTTTGTGCGATTTATGAACAACGTCAGTACGGGGAACGTACTAATTAACGACGGCCAAGTGTCCAGCAGCGTGTGGGAGAACCGGTTCGACGAACTCGAGGCAAGCTCATCGAAGGGAAAGCAGGAACAGCAGGAGCAAAAGGTGCAAGAGCAAGCGCAGAAGCCGGAGGACGATTGGGCCAAGGCGTTCGAGGCGGAAAAGCAGGAGCAGGACGAAGCGTCCGACTCCTACAACAAGCAGTTCTGGGAGCGCCTGCAGGACGAGTGGCGTACGCTGGCGGAGGGCGAGGGCAAGCATCCGTGGCTGTCCGAGTTTAACGACTTTTACGATCCCTTCAAGGAGTACAAGTTCGACGAGGAAAATCCGATGGCGGACGTGGAGAATGCGTTCGAGAAGGGGAAAGCCTTCCTGGCGCAGGGTGACATCCCGAGCGCCGTCCTGTGCTTCGAGTCGGCCGTCAAGCAGGATCCCGAGAATCCGGAAATCTGGGAACAGCTCGGCTTTGCGCAGGCGGAAAACGAAAAGGACCCGAACGCGATTGCCGCGTTCAACAAGGCGCTTTCCTTCAATcccaacaacatgcccgtgcTGATGGCGCTGGCCATCTCGTACACGAACGAGGTGCTGCAAAACCAAGCGCTCCGGATGCTGATTCGCTGGATGAAGTGCAATCCGAAGTACGAGCAGCTGGTGCCGCCGGAAATGCTGCAGGCGCAGGAGTCACCCGTGGCCAGCTCGTTCATGGGCGGACCGAAGCTGCAGGACGTGCAGGAGCTGTTCATCAAGGCGGTGCAGCAGTCGCCAACGGAGATCGACGCGGACATACAGGAAGCGCTGGGCGTGCTGTTCAATCTGTCCTCCGAGTACGACAAGGCGGTCGACTGCTTCCAGGCCGTGCTGCAGGTACGGCCGGACAGCTCGAAAGCCTGGAACCGGCTCGGTGCTAGCTTAGCCAACGGTAATCGTTCGCTGGAGGCGGTCACCGCGTACCAGCGGGCGCTCGACATCCAGCCCGGGTTTATCCGCGCACGGTTTAACGTTGGCATTATTTGCGTCAATCTGAAGGCGTACAAGGAAGCGGCCGAGCATCTGCTGACGGCCCTAAACCTCCAGGCTACCTCGGCGACCCGGTCCGGGTTGAAGGTTAACTCAATGTCGCAGCAGATGTCGAGCGCGATCTGGACGCTGCTGCGCATGGTGCTGT encodes the following:
- the LOC1270245 gene encoding peroxisomal targeting signal 1 receptor — protein: MSFKELVEPECGGANPLMNLGRQVRKDVALQDEGLAGGRSSFAGGDRELVNEFMGQIAPVPQTFRMNELLQEMREIDAQNHRQQQIVGAGRSIEFAPGDAAWADQFRGEMMVESKLSSVWSQSNMAPIQTNTAHPLQRPANQEFLNSYERNQMPSVRMAANEMMYQSMAGQQMMGNPNLQQSQFVRFMNNVSTGNVLINDGQVSSSVWENRFDELEASSSKGKQEQQEQKVQEQAQKPEDDWAKAFEAEKQEQDEASDSYNKQFWERLQDEWRTLAEGEGKHPWLSEFNDFYDPFKEYKFDEENPMADVENAFEKGKAFLAQGDIPSAVLCFESAVKQDPENPEIWEQLGFAQAENEKDPNAIAAFNKALSFNPNNMPVLMALAISYTNEVLQNQALRMLIRWMKCNPKYEQLVPPEMLQAQESPVASSFMGGPKLQDVQELFIKAVQQSPTEIDADIQEALGVLFNLSSEYDKAVDCFQAVLQVRPDSSKAWNRLGASLANGNRSLEAVTAYQRALDIQPGFIRARFNVGIICVNLKAYKEAAEHLLTALNLQATSATRSGLKVNSMSQQMSSAIWTLLRMVLSLMSRQDLHTAIDNRDLEVLNREFPMSND